Proteins from a single region of Pseudomonadota bacterium:
- the lysA gene encoding diaminopimelate decarboxylase produces MNPFTYHHGALHAEDTPLAAIAEEVGTPFYCYAQEALEERYRRLAAACAESGTKIAYAVKANGNLAVIATFARLGAGADIVSGGELQRALAAGVPADRIVFSGVGKTCDEIAMALDHGVGQLNVESVDELADISRVAASRDTKAPIALRVNPDVAAGGHDKISTGRKTDKFGVAFDGAADLYARAAADAHLEPRGLAIHIGSQIHDLSAFETAIDRLVVLRGQIRDAGHAVPHLDLGGGLGVAYDGGEDMPPAPYGGLLARVAAETGAELTIEPGRWLVAGAGLLVGQVLATKDAGDRRFVIVDAAMNDLIRPALYEASHPVWPVKKPPEKAATEVITLAGPVCESTDVLARDVALSGVETGDLVAIGMAGAYGAVLSSGYNGRRLVPEVMVRGRDFTVVRRRPTYEESMALDSLPDWMAGPDGAKRGVA; encoded by the coding sequence TTGAACCCGTTCACCTATCACCACGGCGCGCTGCACGCCGAGGACACTCCCCTTGCGGCGATCGCGGAAGAGGTCGGCACGCCATTCTATTGTTATGCGCAGGAAGCGCTTGAAGAGCGCTATCGCCGGCTGGCGGCAGCCTGCGCGGAATCGGGGACCAAAATCGCGTACGCGGTAAAGGCGAACGGCAACCTGGCCGTTATCGCCACCTTCGCCCGGCTTGGCGCCGGCGCCGACATCGTCTCGGGCGGCGAGTTGCAGCGCGCGCTTGCCGCCGGCGTGCCGGCGGACCGCATTGTCTTCTCCGGCGTCGGCAAGACCTGCGACGAGATCGCCATGGCGCTCGACCACGGCGTCGGGCAGCTGAACGTCGAGTCCGTGGATGAACTGGCCGATATCAGCCGCGTCGCCGCGTCGCGGGATACGAAGGCGCCGATCGCGCTGCGCGTCAATCCCGATGTCGCCGCCGGGGGCCACGACAAGATCTCGACCGGCCGCAAGACCGACAAGTTCGGTGTCGCGTTTGACGGGGCGGCCGATCTTTATGCCCGTGCCGCCGCCGATGCTCATCTGGAGCCGCGGGGTCTCGCAATCCACATCGGCTCGCAGATCCACGATCTCAGCGCCTTCGAGACCGCGATCGATCGTCTCGTCGTACTGCGCGGTCAGATCCGCGATGCCGGCCACGCGGTACCCCATCTCGACCTGGGTGGCGGGCTGGGCGTCGCGTACGACGGCGGCGAGGATATGCCGCCGGCGCCCTATGGCGGCCTTTTGGCCCGGGTCGCGGCGGAAACCGGCGCGGAACTGACCATCGAGCCGGGCCGCTGGCTGGTTGCCGGCGCCGGGTTGCTTGTCGGGCAGGTGCTGGCGACCAAAGATGCCGGTGACCGCCGGTTCGTCATCGTTGATGCCGCCATGAACGACCTGATCCGCCCGGCGCTCTATGAGGCCAGCCACCCGGTGTGGCCGGTCAAAAAACCGCCGGAAAAGGCGGCTACTGAGGTTATCACGCTGGCCGGTCCGGTCTGCGAATCAACCGACGTTCTGGCCCGCGACGTGGCGCTTTCGGGCGTCGAAACCGGCGACCTGGTCGCCATCGGCATGGCCGGTGCCTACGGGGCGGTGCTGTCTTCGGGCTATAATGGCCGACGCCTGGTGCCCGAGGTGATGGTACGAGGACGTGATTTTACCGTCGTTCGCCGACGGCCTACATATGAGGAGTCCATGGCGCTCGACAGTCTGCCCGACTGGATGGCAGGCCCGGATGGCGCCAAACGAGGCGTGGCATGA
- a CDS encoding N-acetyltransferase family protein, with protein sequence MAATTRIYAIEVREGSASFELTAPDEAEMTYRFETIRDAGLPYLVAEDRSGQILGYAYAGSYRSRPAYGATVENSVYVVTEARGRGVGRALLAALIERCRQAGKREMIAVIGDSANTGSIALHRALGFRDAGVLRDVGRKHGRWLDTVLMQFSLHDDEGER encoded by the coding sequence ATCGCCGCGACCACCCGCATCTATGCGATCGAGGTCCGCGAGGGCAGCGCCTCGTTTGAACTCACCGCGCCCGACGAAGCGGAAATGACGTATCGGTTCGAAACGATCCGGGACGCCGGCCTCCCCTATCTGGTGGCCGAGGACAGAAGCGGCCAGATTCTGGGATATGCCTATGCCGGGTCGTACAGATCTCGCCCAGCCTATGGTGCGACGGTCGAGAACTCCGTTTATGTCGTCACCGAAGCGCGCGGCAGGGGTGTCGGGCGCGCCCTGCTCGCGGCGTTGATCGAACGGTGCCGTCAGGCCGGAAAGCGCGAAATGATCGCCGTCATCGGCGATTCAGCCAACACCGGCTCGATCGCCTTGCACCGCGCACTCGGTTTCCGCGACGCCGGTGTGCTGCGCGACGTCGGTCGCAAGCACGGGCGCTGGCTCGACACCGTTTTGATGCAGTTCTCGCTACACGATGATGAAGGAGAGCGGTAA
- a CDS encoding ornithine cyclodeaminase family protein, with protein MFKLNPGDLLLYLSRAALETLDIATADVVARIDKLFKGCAAGSVWNASKRGIALGDGRYVMNTLSLADNPPYAAVKALGLNPANKTRGFDSIGGLVVVLDSVSGRPLAIMDGNWLTAIRTAGLSAVAATYLAKDDASTMAFIGCGIQARSHLDAFADLYPLREVRAFGRGAANRDRLCALARDKGIEAIASASAQEAVDGADIIVSAVSAGPSLEPFLDAGWLSAGAFAAITDLHGPWRAETFPAFDRIIIDDLEQDRVAARRLIDPGLVTGDFTGLVCGDVPVRRNRKERIAFAFRGLALGDLALASLAYEAALKAGVGLELDR; from the coding sequence GTGTTCAAATTGAACCCCGGCGATCTTCTTCTCTATCTCTCCCGAGCAGCACTCGAGACACTCGATATCGCCACGGCAGACGTGGTCGCCCGCATAGACAAGCTCTTCAAAGGCTGCGCCGCCGGCAGTGTTTGGAATGCCAGCAAACGCGGCATTGCGCTGGGCGATGGCCGTTACGTCATGAACACGTTATCGCTCGCCGACAACCCGCCCTATGCCGCCGTCAAGGCGCTTGGACTTAACCCTGCGAACAAGACCCGCGGCTTCGATTCGATTGGCGGGCTTGTCGTGGTCCTCGATAGCGTGTCAGGTCGGCCACTCGCGATCATGGACGGCAATTGGTTGACCGCGATCCGAACAGCCGGTCTCAGCGCCGTCGCCGCGACCTATCTGGCCAAGGACGACGCCAGCACCATGGCGTTCATCGGTTGCGGCATACAGGCAAGAAGCCACCTCGATGCCTTCGCCGACCTGTACCCGTTGCGGGAAGTTCGAGCCTTTGGGCGTGGCGCCGCCAACCGCGATCGCCTGTGCGCCCTCGCCCGCGATAAAGGGATAGAGGCGATCGCCAGCGCCAGCGCGCAGGAGGCCGTCGACGGTGCCGATATCATCGTGTCGGCGGTGTCGGCGGGTCCCAGTCTGGAACCGTTTCTCGACGCCGGCTGGCTCTCCGCCGGCGCCTTTGCCGCGATTACCGATCTGCATGGGCCATGGCGTGCCGAGACATTTCCGGCGTTCGACCGCATCATCATCGACGACCTGGAACAAGACCGCGTCGCGGCTAGGCGCCTGATCGATCCCGGCCTCGTCACCGGCGATTTCACCGGGCTCGTGTGTGGTGACGTCCCCGTGCGGCGCAATCGGAAAGAGCGGATCGCCTTTGCCTTTCGAGGCTTGGCTCTGGGTGACCTGGCGCTTGCCTCGCTGGCCTATGAGGCCGCCTTGAAGGCAGGCGTCGGGCTGGAACTGGATCGCTAG
- the ftsE gene encoding cell division ATP-binding protein FtsE: protein MVRFENVGLRYGNGPEVLHDVSLSLAPGSYHFLVGASGAGKSSLLSLLYLARRPTRGLIQMFDHDIAAVPRDQMPALRRKIGVVFQDYHLLDHLSTLENVALPLRVAGNDRGKIRDHVIELLEWVGLGDKLDMRPPALSGGEKQRVAVARAVIARPKLLLADEPTGNLDDTIGERLMRLFEELNRLGTTLVVATHNNNLPVRFPHPVLRLEDGELHPVANQGGGRHAVSTAS, encoded by the coding sequence TTGGTGCGTTTCGAAAATGTCGGCCTGCGCTATGGCAACGGGCCGGAAGTGCTGCACGATGTCAGCCTTTCACTGGCGCCGGGCTCCTACCATTTTCTGGTCGGCGCCAGCGGCGCCGGCAAATCGTCACTGCTGAGCCTGCTTTACCTGGCGCGCCGCCCCACGCGCGGCCTGATTCAGATGTTCGACCACGATATCGCCGCGGTGCCGCGTGACCAGATGCCGGCGCTCAGGCGCAAGATCGGCGTCGTTTTCCAGGATTATCACCTGCTGGACCATCTTTCGACGTTGGAGAACGTCGCCCTGCCCCTGCGCGTCGCCGGCAACGATCGCGGCAAGATCCGCGACCACGTGATCGAGCTCTTGGAGTGGGTCGGCCTGGGCGACAAGCTGGACATGCGCCCGCCCGCGCTTTCCGGCGGCGAGAAACAGCGTGTCGCGGTCGCCAGGGCGGTGATCGCGCGCCCCAAGCTGTTATTGGCGGACGAGCCGACCGGCAATCTGGACGACACCATCGGCGAACGGCTGATGCGCCTGTTCGAAGAACTCAACCGGTTGGGCACGACCCTGGTTGTCGCGACCCACAACAACAACCTGCCCGTCCGTTTTCCCCATCCCGTCCTGCGCCTTGAGGACGGCGAGCTGCACCCCGTGGCGAACCAGGGGGGCGGTCGCCATGCTGTTTCGACGGCGTCATGA
- a CDS encoding lipoprotein, whose translation MMTRRETLELIMAAALTTLVAACGRKGPLTPPDKIDPDDPDEYELEPDEYVF comes from the coding sequence ATGATGACGCGACGCGAAACACTTGAACTGATCATGGCGGCGGCGCTGACCACGCTGGTGGCGGCGTGCGGCCGCAAAGGCCCGTTGACCCCGCCGGACAAGATCGACCCCGACGATCCCGACGAGTACGAACTGGAACCGGACGAGTACGTCTTTTGA
- a CDS encoding MFS transporter: protein MPSLAFIITRVFAPFALGYFLSYSFRTVNAVLGPELANDLAIDAAGIGLLTGAYFLAFAAAQIPLGMALDRFGPRRTQTVLLGVAALGALAFSFGDDVGSLALARALIGAGVSGCLLASFKAFALWLPKRKLPLVNGYLLAFGGLGVAAASAPVQFALDHMTWRELFQVVAGMTLFVAIIIFIAVPDREAEGEPRSMADQFRGLGQIFRSRLFWGTAPLVMTVQAAWMSIQALWLGAWLRDVPGLSGHAAANALMIGGLGMVSGYALLGATTERLGRRGVPTRAVAGSGVAAFIVVQALIVLEAPVPPWLLCFLFGFFGGAATIFYAALTQDFPVALAGRVNTSMALFTFAGAFLLQIGFGFVLDFFPLDGGRYAPIGYQVAFGPWVVVQVVAFIWLVVASRQRG, encoded by the coding sequence ATGCCCAGCCTTGCTTTCATCATTACGCGCGTTTTCGCGCCGTTCGCCCTGGGCTATTTCCTGTCCTATTCCTTCCGCACCGTGAACGCGGTTCTGGGTCCGGAGCTGGCCAACGACCTCGCCATTGACGCGGCGGGTATCGGCCTTTTGACAGGAGCCTATTTTCTCGCCTTCGCCGCGGCCCAGATCCCGCTTGGCATGGCGCTCGACCGGTTCGGACCGCGCCGCACGCAGACGGTGCTTCTGGGTGTCGCGGCCTTGGGTGCGTTGGCTTTCTCCTTCGGCGACGATGTCGGCAGCCTGGCGCTGGCCCGCGCGCTGATCGGCGCGGGCGTGTCCGGTTGCCTGCTTGCCTCGTTCAAGGCGTTTGCGCTGTGGCTGCCCAAGAGAAAGTTGCCGCTGGTCAACGGATACCTGCTCGCCTTCGGCGGCCTGGGCGTGGCAGCCGCCAGCGCACCGGTGCAATTTGCGCTGGACCACATGACATGGCGCGAACTGTTTCAGGTGGTCGCCGGTATGACACTGTTTGTCGCGATCATCATCTTCATCGCGGTGCCCGACCGAGAAGCGGAAGGCGAACCGCGAAGCATGGCCGATCAGTTTCGCGGCCTCGGCCAGATTTTCCGCTCGCGCTTGTTCTGGGGCACCGCGCCCCTGGTGATGACTGTGCAGGCGGCCTGGATGTCGATCCAGGCGCTGTGGCTGGGCGCCTGGCTTCGCGATGTGCCGGGTCTGAGCGGCCATGCCGCCGCCAACGCGCTGATGATCGGCGGCCTCGGCATGGTGAGCGGCTACGCGCTCTTGGGCGCCACCACCGAGCGGCTCGGCCGGCGCGGCGTGCCGACCCGCGCGGTCGCGGGATCCGGTGTCGCCGCGTTCATCGTGGTGCAGGCGCTGATCGTGTTGGAAGCGCCGGTGCCGCCATGGCTCTTGTGTTTCCTGTTCGGCTTCTTCGGCGGCGCGGCGACGATCTTTTATGCGGCGTTGACCCAGGACTTTCCGGTGGCGCTCGCCGGACGGGTCAACACGTCGATGGCGCTCTTCACCTTCGCAGGCGCGTTCCTGCTGCAGATCGGCTTCGGCTTTGTACTCGACTTTTTTCCGCTCGACGGCGGCCGTTACGCGCCGATCGGCTATCAGGTCGCGTTCGGGCCCTGGGTCGTCGTACAGGTCGTGGCATTCATCTGGCTTGTTGTTGCCTCACGGCAGCGCGGCTAG
- a CDS encoding DUF3426 domain-containing protein, which yields MVVAAAATEIETSTSDADVAVTDRSEIEQPTAETPVEETSDSVPVDHTPDFDVSRVVGPDDADSRSSGGRGRVLVLVVLLLVAAGAALYQWRADVLQAFPQTLPAYAALDLVGPPSSHNLKLEDVAFEVIDENGDKVLIVSGRVVNAGPDLSLLPMLRAELLDQAGQVTTFWTFVATAEVLAPGGDTGFRDIYPDPPVTGDETDILVTFDDLR from the coding sequence TTGGTCGTTGCCGCGGCCGCCACCGAAATCGAGACATCGACGTCTGATGCTGACGTGGCCGTCACCGATCGATCAGAGATCGAGCAGCCGACGGCGGAAACACCGGTCGAGGAGACCAGCGACAGCGTACCAGTCGACCATACGCCCGACTTTGACGTTAGCCGCGTTGTCGGCCCAGACGATGCCGATAGTCGGTCGTCCGGAGGTCGCGGGCGCGTTCTCGTGTTGGTCGTGCTGCTGCTGGTCGCGGCCGGAGCCGCGCTTTACCAGTGGCGTGCCGATGTCCTTCAGGCGTTTCCTCAAACCCTGCCGGCCTATGCCGCGCTCGACTTGGTCGGTCCGCCGAGCTCGCACAATCTGAAACTCGAAGATGTCGCGTTCGAGGTGATCGACGAAAACGGCGACAAGGTACTGATCGTCTCAGGACGCGTGGTCAACGCCGGACCGGACTTGAGCCTGTTGCCCATGCTCCGTGCCGAGCTGCTGGATCAGGCGGGTCAGGTCACGACGTTCTGGACATTTGTCGCGACGGCCGAGGTTCTGGCACCGGGCGGTGACACCGGGTTTCGCGATATCTATCCCGACCCACCGGTAACCGGCGACGAGACCGACATTCTGGTCACTTTCGACGATCTTCGATAG
- a CDS encoding TIGR02302 family protein — translation MSEESPANRPGSRPLAVQRRILLAQAALAWEDLLPRLWRSIALVAGFVGVTLLGLWLWLPGWLHIVILAAFVVLLPYFLWRDLPGWRIPGEAEALRRLELKSGFDHRPLTALEDSFAGDRRDSASHALWQAHRRRVRQAIKRLKVGWPASKVAHRDSYALRGIAGLVLVAGLVVGWQQAGPNFAAAFKPDFSRALASSSAGELTLWITPPAYTGVPPLWLDPTTAAETTEPVVIPAGSELVAQVRGGSQTPEVVIDEATTSFEQAGSSSFQITLELEAGSRLAFQQGGSELAAWPIDVIPDRVPTVALTEEPQETLRTTLRLDVAAEDDYGIENVRARISRVAVPDEIMELSVPIAHSGVREAKGPSFYDLTPHPWAGLDVTMQLFATDVTGQTGQSEIYTFKLPRRYFYHMVAREIADLRQALVQDPGLREETAEALAALTLDPEAYLSDVTVHLALITSANRLMLDQSDPGMDAVIALMWDTALAIEEGPLAFAERRVRDLQQQLLEALSEGATDDEIVQLIDELRQAMEDYMRALSNRLRTDPGELFDPTDALKAVGSRELTDLVDQLRDLVNSGSRDAAQTLLSRMQEIMENISVGNLSDLTGAVSAQAAEVLQTVRQLMSGQQELLDETFRMLREEDAEGVDSSGAFAGQTQLQQSLQELMERMEEFGFGAPREFDRADRSMGRSARQLENDRPGQAVDHQTEAIEQLRAGADALMESLMEQAGEEMAGEGQNFFGAPRDPMGRHLGGDGGEDTGDFQLPDRGAIVRAREILDELYKRASEQHRPVDEQQYLERLLRRF, via the coding sequence ATGAGCGAAGAGAGCCCGGCTAACCGGCCCGGAAGCCGCCCCCTAGCGGTGCAGCGGCGCATTCTGCTCGCCCAGGCCGCGCTTGCGTGGGAAGACCTGCTGCCGCGCCTGTGGCGCAGCATCGCGCTTGTTGCTGGATTCGTCGGTGTCACGCTGCTGGGTCTGTGGCTTTGGCTGCCGGGCTGGCTGCATATCGTTATTCTCGCTGCATTTGTCGTTCTACTGCCATACTTCCTGTGGCGCGACCTGCCGGGCTGGCGCATCCCGGGTGAAGCCGAAGCCCTGCGGCGCCTGGAGCTTAAAAGCGGCTTCGATCACCGCCCCCTGACGGCGCTGGAGGACAGTTTTGCCGGGGATCGCCGGGACAGCGCGAGCCACGCCCTGTGGCAGGCCCATCGGCGCCGCGTGCGCCAGGCGATAAAACGGCTGAAGGTCGGCTGGCCAGCCTCAAAGGTCGCCCATCGTGACAGCTACGCTCTGCGCGGCATCGCGGGCCTGGTGCTGGTGGCCGGACTTGTGGTCGGCTGGCAACAGGCCGGACCTAACTTCGCCGCCGCGTTTAAACCTGATTTCAGCCGCGCGCTGGCATCATCGTCAGCCGGCGAACTGACCTTGTGGATCACGCCGCCCGCCTATACCGGCGTGCCGCCGCTCTGGCTTGATCCGACGACCGCGGCCGAGACGACCGAGCCGGTCGTTATCCCGGCCGGCAGCGAACTGGTCGCCCAGGTGCGCGGCGGCAGTCAGACGCCTGAAGTCGTCATCGACGAGGCGACAACCAGCTTTGAACAGGCGGGGTCGTCGAGCTTCCAGATCACCCTGGAGCTGGAGGCCGGCAGTCGGTTGGCGTTCCAGCAGGGCGGCAGTGAGCTTGCCGCCTGGCCGATTGATGTCATCCCGGACCGGGTGCCAACCGTCGCGCTGACCGAAGAGCCCCAGGAAACGCTGCGCACGACGCTGCGCCTCGATGTCGCGGCCGAGGACGATTACGGCATCGAGAACGTCCGCGCCCGGATTTCGCGGGTTGCGGTTCCCGATGAGATCATGGAACTCTCGGTGCCGATCGCACACAGCGGCGTGCGCGAAGCCAAGGGTCCATCCTTCTATGACCTGACGCCCCATCCCTGGGCCGGCCTCGACGTCACGATGCAGCTCTTCGCCACCGACGTGACCGGCCAGACCGGCCAAAGCGAGATCTATACGTTCAAGCTGCCGCGCCGCTACTTCTACCACATGGTCGCACGTGAGATCGCCGACCTGCGCCAGGCCCTGGTGCAGGATCCGGGCCTGCGTGAGGAGACTGCCGAGGCGTTGGCGGCGCTGACCTTGGATCCGGAAGCCTATCTGAGCGACGTCACGGTTCACCTGGCGCTGATCACCAGCGCCAACCGTCTGATGCTCGACCAGAGCGATCCTGGCATGGACGCGGTCATCGCCTTGATGTGGGATACCGCGCTCGCCATTGAGGAAGGGCCGCTGGCGTTCGCCGAACGGCGCGTGCGCGACCTGCAGCAGCAGCTTCTGGAAGCGCTGTCGGAAGGCGCCACCGATGACGAGATCGTTCAGCTGATCGATGAACTGCGCCAAGCCATGGAAGATTACATGCGCGCGCTTTCCAACCGCCTGCGCACCGATCCCGGTGAACTGTTCGACCCGACGGACGCGCTGAAGGCCGTGGGCAGCCGTGAGCTCACCGATCTGGTCGATCAGTTGCGCGACCTCGTCAATTCCGGATCCCGCGATGCCGCCCAGACGCTTCTGAGCCGCATGCAGGAGATCATGGAGAACATCTCTGTCGGCAACCTCTCCGACCTGACCGGCGCGGTCAGCGCGCAAGCGGCCGAAGTGCTGCAGACCGTGCGCCAGCTCATGAGCGGCCAACAGGAACTGCTGGACGAAACCTTCCGCATGCTGCGCGAAGAAGATGCCGAAGGCGTCGACAGTTCCGGCGCCTTTGCCGGCCAGACCCAATTGCAACAATCGCTGCAAGAACTGATGGAACGTATGGAGGAGTTCGGTTTCGGCGCGCCGCGGGAGTTCGATCGCGCCGACCGCTCCATGGGCCGTTCCGCGCGCCAACTGGAAAACGACCGTCCCGGTCAAGCCGTCGACCACCAGACCGAAGCGATCGAGCAACTACGTGCCGGCGCCGACGCACTGATGGAAAGCCTGATGGAGCAGGCCGGCGAAGAGATGGCTGGCGAAGGCCAGAACTTCTTCGGCGCGCCGCGCGATCCCATGGGTCGTCATCTCGGCGGCGACGGCGGCGAGGATACCGGCGACTTCCAGCTGCCGGATCGCGGCGCCATTGTGCGCGCCCGCGAGATCCTGGACGAACTTTACAAGCGCGCCAGCGAGCAGCACCGCCCGGTCGACGAACAGCAGTACCTGGAGCGCCTGCTGCGCCGCTTCTAG
- a CDS encoding FtsX-like permease family protein translates to MLFRRRHDVPLAGDPASRFVPGIIGIMVFLSVLVLASALVLGNAIEQWRLSHSVQITVEVPPSAATGGAVESVIEVLAATPGVTEARRLSGDKVSELLSPWIGSDLDVSELPLPVLIDVRLDRPGAIDAEALQALLDQEIPGIRVDDGRRWLQPVRATARTLQLVAGVVLLLIAGGAVATIVFMTRTGLAVHHDTIAILHLVGAKDAYVARQFQTQALKLALFGGLPGLVVAGLCIALVGRLAGQLEAPLLPQLSLGLHGWIALVAVPLIAAVIAVVTARLTVMATLQRLP, encoded by the coding sequence ATGCTGTTTCGACGGCGTCATGACGTGCCGCTGGCCGGTGATCCGGCCAGCCGTTTCGTTCCCGGCATTATCGGCATCATGGTGTTTCTGTCGGTGCTCGTGCTCGCCTCGGCGCTGGTGTTGGGCAACGCGATCGAGCAGTGGCGCCTGAGCCACAGTGTCCAGATCACCGTCGAAGTGCCGCCCAGTGCCGCAACCGGCGGGGCTGTGGAAAGCGTCATAGAGGTGCTGGCCGCGACGCCAGGCGTGACCGAGGCCAGACGTCTGAGCGGCGACAAGGTAAGCGAGCTTCTGTCGCCATGGATCGGTAGTGATCTCGATGTCAGCGAGCTGCCGCTTCCGGTGCTGATCGATGTCCGGCTGGACCGTCCCGGCGCTATTGATGCGGAGGCACTGCAGGCGCTGTTGGATCAGGAGATTCCCGGCATTCGCGTCGACGACGGCCGCCGCTGGCTGCAGCCGGTTCGCGCGACCGCGCGCACCTTGCAACTGGTCGCCGGTGTCGTCCTGTTGCTGATCGCCGGCGGGGCCGTGGCGACCATTGTCTTCATGACCAGGACGGGGCTCGCGGTGCATCACGACACCATTGCCATTCTGCACCTGGTTGGCGCCAAGGATGCCTATGTCGCCCGGCAGTTTCAGACACAGGCGCTGAAACTGGCGCTCTTTGGCGGCCTACCGGGCCTTGTGGTCGCAGGGTTGTGTATCGCGCTGGTCGGACGTCTGGCCGGTCAGCTTGAGGCGCCGCTTCTGCCGCAGCTCAGCCTTGGCCTGCATGGCTGGATCGCACTGGTCGCGGTACCTTTGATCGCCGCCGTTATCGCGGTCGTGACGGCGCGCTTGACCGTGATGGCGACCTTGCAACGCCTGCCATGA
- the argH gene encoding argininosuccinate lyase, whose amino-acid sequence MSDNKKHTGAPAANPLWGGRFAEGPAAIMEEINASVAFDHRLAQQDITGSKAHAAMLVAQGILTAEDGDAIAGGLDQIAAEITSGAFHFDPALEDVHMNIEARLRELIGDAAGRLHTARSRNDQVATDMRLWVRETIDAVDDELKALQTALIDQAEAAAATILPGFTHLQPAQPVTFGHHLMAYVEMLGRDRARFADTRRRLNESPLGAAALAGTSFAVDRQATAKALGFDRPAANSMDAVSDRDFCLEFLAAASILAVHLSRLAEELVLWTSPAFDLVALPDSLTTGSSIMPQKRNPDAAELVRGKAGRVIGDLTGMLTMLKGLPMTYGKDMQEDKEPVFDAADTLMLIVPATTAMIAGMIVNTEAMRALTGQGFLTATDLADWLVRELDMPFRDAHHVTGAVVKLAETKSCDLNDLSLDDLQQIEPRLTDKVYDALDIDRAVAGRTSEGGTAPENVKAAVKEARKRFL is encoded by the coding sequence ATGTCGGACAACAAGAAACATACCGGCGCGCCCGCGGCCAATCCGCTGTGGGGCGGCCGCTTCGCCGAGGGACCGGCGGCGATCATGGAAGAGATCAACGCTTCCGTGGCCTTCGATCATCGTCTGGCGCAGCAGGACATCACCGGTTCAAAGGCACACGCCGCCATGCTGGTCGCCCAGGGCATCCTGACCGCCGAGGACGGTGACGCCATCGCCGGCGGGCTTGACCAGATAGCCGCTGAGATCACGTCGGGCGCGTTTCACTTCGACCCGGCGCTTGAAGACGTGCACATGAATATCGAGGCGCGCCTGCGCGAGCTGATCGGCGATGCAGCCGGACGCCTGCATACCGCGCGCTCGCGCAACGACCAGGTCGCGACCGACATGCGCCTATGGGTCCGCGAGACGATCGACGCGGTCGATGACGAACTGAAGGCCCTGCAGACTGCCCTGATCGATCAGGCGGAGGCCGCGGCCGCGACAATCTTGCCGGGCTTCACCCATCTGCAACCGGCCCAGCCGGTCACCTTTGGTCATCATCTGATGGCCTATGTCGAGATGCTGGGCCGCGATCGCGCGCGCTTCGCCGATACCCGCCGGCGGCTCAACGAAAGCCCGCTGGGTGCCGCCGCCCTTGCCGGCACGTCGTTTGCCGTCGACCGGCAGGCGACGGCCAAGGCGCTCGGTTTCGACCGGCCGGCGGCAAACTCCATGGACGCGGTCAGCGACCGGGATTTCTGCCTGGAGTTCCTGGCGGCGGCCTCGATCCTGGCGGTGCACCTATCGCGCCTGGCTGAAGAACTGGTGTTGTGGACCAGCCCGGCCTTCGACCTTGTCGCCCTGCCCGACAGTCTGACCACCGGCTCGTCAATCATGCCGCAGAAGCGCAATCCCGATGCCGCCGAACTGGTGCGCGGCAAGGCGGGCCGCGTCATTGGCGACCTCACCGGCATGCTGACCATGCTGAAGGGCCTGCCGATGACCTACGGCAAGGACATGCAGGAAGATAAGGAGCCGGTGTTCGACGCCGCCGATACGCTGATGTTGATCGTCCCCGCGACGACCGCGATGATCGCCGGCATGATCGTGAACACCGAAGCCATGCGCGCGCTGACCGGCCAGGGCTTCCTGACCGCGACCGACCTCGCCGATTGGCTGGTGCGCGAGCTCGACATGCCGTTTCGCGATGCCCATCACGTGACCGGTGCGGTCGTCAAACTGGCGGAAACAAAGAGCTGTGATCTCAACGATCTCAGCCTTGATGACCTGCAGCAAATCGAGCCACGCTTGACCGACAAGGTCTATGACGCGCTCGATATCGATCGCGCGGTGGCCGGCCGTACCAGCGAAGGCGGTACGGCGCCGGAGAACGTCAAGGCCGCCGTGAAGGAGGCGCGCAAGAGGTTCTTATGA